GCGCCAAGTCGCTCACGGTCTCCGGCAAGCTCACCTCGGGCCTCGCGCTGCCCGCCGGCACCCCGCTCACGGTCACCCGTACCGACATGGAGTCCCCGAAGGGCAAGTCGCTCGGCACCAAGACGCTGGGCACCGGCGGCAAGTTCTCCTTCACGGACACCCCGCCGGCCGGCGGCAAGGTCACCTACAAGGTGTCGTACGCGGGCGACGCACAGCACACCGCCGCGTCCGCCTCCGACACCGTCGAGGTCTCCCGGGCGACGCCGACGCTGACGCTGGACAAGAACCGCAAGACGTACGCGTACGGCGCGGACGTGAAGTTCACCGCGCACCTCGGCACGACCTACAAGAACCGCAAGGTCGAGATCTGGGCCGACCCCTACGGCTCGGACAGGCCGAACAAGCTGGTGAAGTCGGGGACGGTCAACTCGAACGGCAACCTGTCGGTCACCGTCGACCTCAAGCGGGACACCAAGCTCTCGGTGAAGTTCGCGGGCGACGCGCGCTACAAGGCGAAGACGGTCACCAACACCGTCTACACCAAGGTCGCCATCTCGTCGTCGATCTCGGGCCACTACAAGACCCGGACGGCCTGGGGCCAGAAGTACCACTACATCCACAAGTCCAAGGACCCGGTCCTGAAGACCACGATGTCGTACTACCCGGAGCGCAAGCAGCGGCTCCAGCTGCAGTTCCACTACGACGGCGCCTGGCGGGACTGGGGCACCGACTACTTCCCCCTCGGCACGGCGGGCAAGTCCGACGTGACCCTCACCGGCACGCCCACCACCAACGTCCGCCTCCGCTTCCGCTCGGAGTACCACGACACGACATCCGGCGACAACGTCAACACCACGACGTACGGGGCCTGGAAGTACTTCATCTACACCAGCTAGCACGCGGGGTCGCCCCCGGCCGGGGGCGATCTCCACACCCGGTGGCCCGCGACGTCCGACGCCGCGGGCCACCGGTGTGTCACGACGGCGGACGTACCGGCGGCGCGCGCCGCCGGCGAGTCGTGGGGAACGAGCGGTTCCGTATGGTCCCGAAAGAACTCTCCCTTACCTGCGGGTACGTGTGACGATACGACCCTGTTCGAACTTGAGACCTCAACTTGGGGTCACGGTCGCAAAGGAACAGGACATGACCACGCCTGTGCCCGCCGCCTCTTCAACAGTCCCGCCCGCCGGTTCGGCGGGGCGACTGCTCGTCGTGGACGACGAGGAGGGGATCCGCTCCATGCTCACCATGGCGTTGGAGTTCCTCGGCCATCAGGTGACCGCCGCCGCGACGGGACGCCAGGCGCTGCAGGCCGTCACCCGGTACGACCCCGACCTGATCCTCCTCGACGTCAACCTCCCCGACCTGAACGGTTTCGAGGTCTGCCGGACCCTGCGCGACCGGGGCAACGCGGTGCCCGTGCTGTTCCTCACCGGCCTCGGCGGCGTCGACGACCGGGTGCGCGGCCTGGACATGGGCGGGGACGACTTCGTGACGAAACCGTTCGAGCTGAAGGAGGTCGCCGCCCGCGTCCGCGCCCTGCTGCGCCGGGCCGGTGGCGGCCACCCCGACCGCAACCGCCTCCGCGCCGGCGCGGTCCAGCTCGACGCCGACGCCCACCAGGTCTGGGCCGACGGCCGCCCCGTCGACCTCACCACCACCGAGTTCGCCCTCCTGCGCTACCTCATGGAGAACCCCGGCCGCGTCCTGTCCCGGCGGCAGATCCAGGAACGCGTCTGGAACCACCGCGACGAGGGCTCCGGTGTCGTGGACACGTACATCTACTACCTGCGCCGCAAACTGGGCGAGCCGGGCCAGTCCCTCATACGAACGGTCAGAGGAGTGGGCTACCAACTGTGCGCCAACTGAACGACTTCAGTGGGTTCACCGGGCTGGGGGAGAACATCCGGGCGGTCGGGCTGCTCGCGTCGGACGACACGCGCTCCCGCCCCCTTCCCGGGCGTCCCCTGCCTCCTGTCGAGCAGCCGATCCGCCCCCACCGCACCGGCCGACGCACCGTCGGCTTCTGGCTGATCGCCACCATCGCCACGCTGGGCGCCGTCGCCGCACTCTCCGCCCACACCCTCGCCCACCACCTCACGGCCCGCACCGACCGGGAGATCACGAGAGCCAGCGGCTTCGACGGCGCGGTCGCCTTCGGCGGCCCCGGGAGGCAGGGGGCCGCTCCGGACGCATCGGCGACGTCAACGGCGTCCTCCCCTTCGGTCATCTTCCCGGTCCCGCCCCTCGACGAGAACGGTCTCGTCCTCGTCCTCGACGAGAAGGGCAGGGTCGTCGAGCGTCATCCCGGGTCCGCCGGCCTGCCCGCGTTCCCGGCGCTCACGCCCGCCCGGCTGAAGGCCTACGCGGCCCGGTCCTCACCCTCGGCGTTCGGGGAGAGCTACCGCGCGAAGGTGGTGCGCACGACGGGGACCGGCCGGAATCACGAGGGCGGCTACGTCGTCACCGCCAGATCCACCGCCGACGACCGGAAGGCGGTCGCCCACCTGCTCCAGGTCGAGACGGCCGCCGCGCTCCCCCTCCTGGCCACCGTCCTGCTCGGCGCCCGCCGCCTCGGTCGCCGTGAGGTCAGGGAGCGGCAGGACACCGAGCGGCGGCTGCGCGAGTTCATGGCGGCCGCCGGGCACGAACTGCGCAACCCGCTCACCACGATCTCCGGTTACGCCGAACTCGCCCGGGTCGGCGACCCCGCGTACGAACCGATGCGGCAGGAGGCGCTCGGCCGGATCACCACGGAGGTCGGCCGGATGGGCACGCTCATCGACGAGTTGGTGCTGCTGACCCGCCTGGACCTCGGCCAGCCCCTCCGCCTGACCTGCGTGGACCTGGCCCAGCTGTGCCGCGACGCGGTCTCCGCCGCCCGCGACTGCCACCCCGACCGTCCCGTACGGCTGTTGCTGGCCCCCGGCGACCACACGGTCACCGGTGACCCGTTGCGGCTGCACCAGCTGGTCGCCAACCTGCTGGCCAACGCCCGCGTGCACACGCCACCGGGAACGACGACCACGCTGGGGCTCGGCACGGAGGACGGTCACCGGGTGATCGAGGTGCTGGACGACGGCCCCGGCATCCCCGACGAACTCCGCGCCCGGCTCTTCGACCCCTTCGTACGCGGGGACGAGACGCGGGCCGCCGGCAGCGGGCTCGGCCTCAGCATCGTGTCGGCGATCGCGACAGCCCACGGAGGCGTGGTCACGCTGCAACCGTCCGAGCCGTCGCACCGGGGGGCCTGGTTC
The DNA window shown above is from Streptomyces akebiae and carries:
- a CDS encoding response regulator transcription factor; translated protein: MTTPVPAASSTVPPAGSAGRLLVVDDEEGIRSMLTMALEFLGHQVTAAATGRQALQAVTRYDPDLILLDVNLPDLNGFEVCRTLRDRGNAVPVLFLTGLGGVDDRVRGLDMGGDDFVTKPFELKEVAARVRALLRRAGGGHPDRNRLRAGAVQLDADAHQVWADGRPVDLTTTEFALLRYLMENPGRVLSRRQIQERVWNHRDEGSGVVDTYIYYLRRKLGEPGQSLIRTVRGVGYQLCAN
- a CDS encoding sensor histidine kinase → MRQLNDFSGFTGLGENIRAVGLLASDDTRSRPLPGRPLPPVEQPIRPHRTGRRTVGFWLIATIATLGAVAALSAHTLAHHLTARTDREITRASGFDGAVAFGGPGRQGAAPDASATSTASSPSVIFPVPPLDENGLVLVLDEKGRVVERHPGSAGLPAFPALTPARLKAYAARSSPSAFGESYRAKVVRTTGTGRNHEGGYVVTARSTADDRKAVAHLLQVETAAALPLLATVLLGARRLGRREVRERQDTERRLREFMAAAGHELRNPLTTISGYAELARVGDPAYEPMRQEALGRITTEVGRMGTLIDELVLLTRLDLGQPLRLTCVDLAQLCRDAVSAARDCHPDRPVRLLLAPGDHTVTGDPLRLHQLVANLLANARVHTPPGTTTTLGLGTEDGHRVIEVLDDGPGIPDELRARLFDPFVRGDETRAAGSGLGLSIVSAIATAHGGVVTLQPSEPSHRGAWFRVRIPAPW